The following proteins are co-located in the Scyliorhinus canicula unplaced genomic scaffold, sScyCan1.1, whole genome shotgun sequence genome:
- the LOC119960874 gene encoding oocyte zinc finger protein XlCOF19-like, whose product MEKPWKCRDCWKGFGYPSELEMHRRSHTGERPFTCSTCGKGFTQSSSLLTHQYVHTEQTPFKCSQCEKRFKSKKYLLRHQHIHSEEKPFTCSLCGKGFTAPSNLQKHQRVHTDKRPFKCPDCGKCFKTSGEVTCHQRVHTDERPFRCSHCGTGFKRSSELTVHQRIHTGERPFTCSVCGKGFIQSYHLLKHQQIHSDLKPFKCFVCEQSFKSSNGLVMHQRIHTGERPFTCSVCGKGFTQSYNLLKHQQIHSDIKSLQYFACEQSFRSSSSLMKHQQIHTGERLFTCPEWEWIH is encoded by the coding sequence atggagaaaccgtggaaatgtcggGACTGTTGGAAGGGATTCGGTTACCCTTCTGAACTGGAAatgcatcgacgcagtcacactggggagaggccattcacctgctccacctgtgggaagggattcacccagtcatccagcctgctgacacaccagtatGTTCACACAGAACAGACACCTTTCAAATGTTCTCAATGTGAGAAGAGATTTAAAAGCAAAAAGTATCTGTTGAGACACCAacacattcacagtgaggagaagccattcacctgctccttgtgtggaaagggattcactgctCCATCTAACcttcagaaacaccagcgagttcacactgataaaagaccttttaaatgtccagactgtgggaagtgctttaaAACCTCCGGGGAAGTGACctgtcatcaacgtgttcacactgacgagagaccattcaggtgctctcactgcgggactggcttCAAGCGATCATCTGAActtactgtacatcagcgaattcacactggggagagaccgtttacctgctctgtgtgtgggaagggattcattcagtcatatcATCTACtgaaacaccaacaaattcactcTGATCTAaaaccttttaaatgttttgTCTGTGagcagagctttaaaagcagcaaTGGTCTAGTGatgcatcagcgaattcacactggggagagaccattcacctgctctgtgtgtgggaagggcttcACTCAGTCATATAACCTGCTGAAGCACCAACAAATTCACTCTGATATAAAATCTCTTCAATATTTTGCCTGTGAGCAGAGCTTTAGAAGCAGCAGTAGTCTAATgaaacaccagcaaattcacactggagagagattgTTCACCTGTCCcgagtgggaatggattcactga